In Dehalococcoidia bacterium, one genomic interval encodes:
- a CDS encoding phosphoenolpyruvate carboxykinase (GTP), whose product MKETTPNMENLKKRLGEDNFKKLTKIKNPALHEFVAKYIELCNPDSVFVCTDTKKDREYIREKALRDGEEIKLAIKGHSVHFDAYGDQGRDKEHTNILVTKGVDLGPLISTRDRDQGYTEVHEILKGLMKGKEAIVRFACLGPTNSEFSIPCVQITDSPYVAHSEDLLYRQGYQEFLRQGAEAQFFKFVHSQGEVDERKVSKNLDKRRIYIDIAGSTVYSTNTQYGGNTIGLKKLAMRLAIRKASIEGWLTEHMLVMGVHGPKGRVTYFTGAYPSMCGKTSTAMLEGETIVGDDIAYLRKKDGVVRAVNVEAGMFGIIEGINSVDDTFQWEALNREAEIIFSNVLITPENGIHWTGKDGEVPPKGRNHSGQWEKGKKDAKGKEIPCSHPNSRFTLDLHMLPNLDPKMDDPEGVLVGAMVYGGRDSDTSVPVEESLDWVHGIITKGASQESETTAAVLGKEGVREFSPMSNLDFLSVPIGRYVQDNLDFGKGLKKPPLIFAVNYFIRDKQGKFLNHKTDKRVWFKWMELRVNGDVDAILTPTGRIPKYEDLAPLFKSVLGKEYTKEAYTQQFTVRIPEYLAKIERIEKIYKTQILDAPKLFFDVLDQQRQRLKEAQKKYGDYIRPDQLG is encoded by the coding sequence ATGAAAGAAACAACACCAAACATGGAAAACCTGAAGAAGAGACTGGGAGAGGACAACTTTAAGAAACTGACCAAGATCAAGAATCCCGCCCTTCATGAATTTGTGGCCAAATATATCGAACTGTGCAATCCCGATTCGGTTTTCGTTTGCACCGATACGAAAAAGGATCGTGAATACATCAGAGAGAAAGCATTAAGGGATGGCGAAGAGATCAAACTGGCCATAAAAGGCCACTCCGTCCATTTCGATGCGTATGGAGATCAAGGGCGAGATAAAGAGCACACCAATATCCTGGTGACCAAGGGCGTTGACCTGGGCCCGTTGATCAGTACCCGGGACAGGGATCAGGGTTATACTGAGGTTCATGAAATTCTCAAAGGGTTGATGAAGGGTAAAGAGGCGATTGTGCGCTTCGCATGCCTGGGGCCGACCAATTCAGAGTTTTCCATCCCCTGTGTCCAGATCACCGATTCCCCTTATGTGGCTCACAGCGAAGACCTGCTGTATCGACAGGGCTACCAGGAATTCCTGCGCCAGGGGGCTGAGGCGCAATTCTTCAAGTTCGTTCACTCTCAGGGAGAAGTGGATGAAAGGAAGGTTTCCAAGAACCTCGATAAGCGCCGAATCTATATTGATATCGCCGGTAGTACTGTCTATAGCACCAATACCCAATACGGCGGCAATACCATCGGACTCAAGAAACTGGCTATGCGCCTGGCCATTCGCAAGGCTTCCATTGAAGGATGGCTCACGGAGCATATGCTCGTCATGGGCGTGCACGGTCCTAAGGGAAGGGTAACTTATTTCACCGGCGCTTATCCATCCATGTGTGGCAAGACCTCCACGGCCATGCTGGAGGGTGAGACGATCGTCGGGGATGACATCGCTTATCTCAGGAAAAAGGATGGCGTAGTCCGAGCGGTCAATGTGGAAGCGGGGATGTTCGGAATCATCGAAGGCATCAACTCAGTTGATGATACGTTCCAGTGGGAGGCTTTGAACCGTGAGGCCGAGATCATCTTCTCCAACGTGCTGATTACCCCGGAGAACGGTATCCATTGGACGGGTAAAGACGGAGAGGTGCCTCCCAAAGGGCGCAACCACTCCGGCCAGTGGGAGAAAGGAAAGAAAGACGCCAAAGGGAAGGAAATTCCCTGTTCGCATCCCAATTCCCGGTTCACCCTTGATCTTCATATGCTGCCCAATCTGGACCCGAAGATGGATGATCCCGAGGGCGTGTTAGTGGGCGCGATGGTCTACGGCGGCCGGGATTCCGATACCTCGGTGCCGGTGGAAGAATCCCTTGACTGGGTTCACGGCATTATCACCAAGGGCGCTTCTCAGGAATCGGAGACTACTGCGGCTGTGCTGGGGAAGGAGGGCGTTCGAGAGTTCAGCCCGATGTCCAATCTGGACTTTCTGTCCGTTCCCATCGGCCGATATGTCCAGGATAATCTGGATTTCGGCAAGGGCCTTAAAAAGCCGCCTCTCATCTTCGCAGTGAACTACTTCATCCGCGACAAGCAGGGCAAGTTCCTCAATCATAAGACCGATAAGCGCGTCTGGTTCAAGTGGATGGAGCTGCGGGTGAACGGCGATGTGGATGCTATCCTGACACCCACCGGGCGTATTCCCAAATACGAAGACCTGGCTCCGCTCTTCAAATCGGTGCTGGGCAAAGAGTATACCAAAGAGGCTTATACCCAGCAGTTCACGGTGAGGATTCCGGAATACTTGGCCA
- a CDS encoding biotin/lipoyl-binding protein, giving the protein MDQDAPVVVLEAMKMQNSILAPVSGKIAAINCKPGARVAKNDVLAVIVP; this is encoded by the coding sequence GTGGATCAGGATGCTCCGGTGGTGGTGCTTGAGGCCATGAAGATGCAGAACTCCATCCTGGCTCCTGTCAGCGGAAAAATTGCAGCCATCAATTGCAAGCCGGGCGCCAGGGTGGCCAAGAATGATGTCCTAGCCGTTATTGTCCCGTAG